The following proteins are encoded in a genomic region of Rudaeicoccus suwonensis:
- a CDS encoding ArnT family glycosyltransferase, which yields MATAQPSNAAVDSHLRVSRSSPLARFFLGAETDPPWARPALWGLLVVAAVLYLWDVSISGYANDFYAAAVKSGTESTKAWLFGSLDSGNAITVDKPPAAMWVMVLSSRIFGFSSFSMLFPQALMGVGTVALVHASVRRVAGHAAGLLAGGLVVLTPVAALMFRFNNPDALLVLLMTAAAYFVVRSLENDSGKRALGWLVAAGVTIGFAFLAKMLQGLLVVPGMALAYLIAAQRPLLTRIWHLLVSGAAIVVSAGWYVLLVSLWPASDRPYIGGSTNNSLWQLAIGYNGLSRIFGGSGNGGGGGRASMTGGTGAAGRAMEAMTGAAGGSGSAAAGEAARIFGGGAGRTGGGGMQNAGFGGSTGIFRMFGASFGTEISWLLPATLLLLVAGLICLGRISRTDRVRASLVMWGGWVIVTGLVFSFMEGTVHPYYTIALAPGIAAAIAIGATTLWRIREKLWARCILAIAMTASAAWGAYLMHRYAPDWLPWLKWVAGALAVVGAMAFVAIQPDGTRGHSENAKRLRMLAIAGVITGMVGGLGATASWTVATASTAHSGSIPTSGPSSAAGIGGMGGFGGGAGLAGRDRMRLDGRARSAAYGGRPDAADGAPGGGTSGARGTEAGPGTGAAAGELPSGISIPSGAGAGGMGGGQTNAALVKLLNATNSRWSAAVIGAQSADGYILYTHTAVMAIGGFTGSDPSPTLAQFKAYVAAGDIHYFIAGGGMGGMGGDSTTASQITSWVEANFKATTVGGVTVYDLSTAK from the coding sequence ATGGCTACCGCTCAGCCGTCGAATGCGGCCGTCGACTCGCATCTGCGCGTGTCACGCAGCAGCCCGCTCGCGCGATTCTTCCTCGGTGCCGAAACCGACCCGCCGTGGGCGCGTCCGGCACTGTGGGGGCTGCTCGTCGTGGCCGCCGTGCTCTATCTGTGGGATGTGTCGATCTCGGGCTATGCCAACGACTTCTACGCAGCCGCAGTGAAATCCGGGACCGAGTCGACGAAGGCCTGGTTGTTCGGGTCGCTGGACTCCGGCAACGCGATCACTGTCGACAAACCACCCGCGGCGATGTGGGTGATGGTGCTGTCGTCGCGCATCTTCGGATTCTCCAGCTTCTCGATGCTCTTCCCGCAGGCGCTGATGGGTGTGGGTACGGTCGCCCTCGTCCACGCATCGGTGCGCCGTGTCGCCGGTCACGCAGCGGGACTGCTGGCGGGTGGCCTCGTTGTGCTGACCCCGGTTGCTGCGCTGATGTTCCGCTTCAACAACCCGGACGCGCTGCTCGTACTGCTGATGACAGCGGCCGCATACTTCGTCGTTCGCTCGCTCGAAAACGATTCAGGTAAAAGGGCATTGGGTTGGTTGGTGGCCGCCGGCGTGACGATCGGCTTTGCCTTCCTCGCCAAGATGCTGCAGGGCCTACTCGTCGTGCCCGGTATGGCGCTGGCCTATCTCATCGCAGCGCAGCGCCCATTGCTGACCCGCATCTGGCACCTGCTGGTCTCTGGTGCCGCCATTGTGGTCAGTGCCGGCTGGTACGTGCTGCTGGTCTCTCTCTGGCCGGCATCCGATCGTCCCTACATCGGTGGTTCGACGAACAACTCGCTGTGGCAGCTCGCGATCGGCTACAACGGCCTGAGCCGGATCTTCGGCGGCTCGGGCAACGGGGGCGGGGGCGGTCGCGCCTCTATGACGGGAGGCACCGGCGCGGCGGGGCGCGCGATGGAAGCCATGACCGGCGCAGCCGGCGGCAGCGGCTCTGCGGCGGCGGGTGAGGCTGCTCGCATCTTCGGCGGTGGCGCCGGGCGCACCGGCGGTGGTGGCATGCAAAATGCTGGATTCGGTGGCAGCACAGGCATTTTCCGCATGTTCGGCGCATCGTTCGGCACCGAGATCTCCTGGCTGCTCCCGGCGACGCTGCTCCTGCTGGTTGCAGGTCTGATCTGCCTTGGTCGCATCTCGCGGACCGACCGAGTCCGCGCCAGCCTGGTGATGTGGGGTGGCTGGGTCATCGTGACCGGCCTGGTTTTCAGCTTCATGGAAGGGACCGTCCATCCCTATTACACGATCGCGCTGGCTCCCGGCATCGCGGCGGCGATCGCTATCGGCGCCACGACTCTATGGCGCATCCGTGAAAAGCTCTGGGCTCGTTGCATTCTCGCGATTGCGATGACCGCATCCGCAGCCTGGGGTGCATACCTGATGCACAGGTATGCACCGGACTGGCTTCCCTGGCTGAAGTGGGTGGCCGGTGCGCTCGCCGTCGTCGGCGCGATGGCGTTCGTCGCCATACAGCCCGATGGCACCAGGGGGCACAGCGAGAACGCAAAACGGTTGCGAATGCTGGCAATTGCCGGTGTCATCACTGGCATGGTCGGCGGGCTCGGTGCCACCGCGTCGTGGACGGTTGCCACCGCATCCACCGCGCACTCCGGCTCCATCCCGACCTCTGGCCCATCGTCGGCAGCCGGCATCGGTGGCATGGGCGGCTTCGGCGGAGGCGCCGGGCTCGCCGGTCGGGACCGCATGCGCTTGGATGGCAGGGCCAGAAGCGCTGCATACGGCGGGAGGCCTGATGCCGCCGACGGCGCTCCGGGAGGTGGCACGTCCGGCGCCCGGGGCACGGAAGCTGGGCCGGGAACAGGCGCGGCCGCTGGCGAGCTGCCGAGCGGCATCTCGATCCCATCCGGCGCGGGCGCCGGTGGGATGGGCGGCGGCCAGACCAATGCTGCGCTGGTGAAACTGCTCAACGCCACGAACTCTCGTTGGTCGGCCGCGGTCATCGGCGCGCAGTCGGCGGACGGTTACATTCTCTACACGCACACCGCGGTGATGGCGATCGGCGGCTTCACGGGGTCCGACCCGTCGCCGACGCTCGCGCAGTTCAAGGCGTATGTCGCAGCTGGTGACATCCACTACTTCATCGCCGGGGGCGGCATGGGCGGCATGGGTGGCGACTCGACGACAGCTTCGCAGATCACCTCCTGGGTCGAGGCCAATTTCAAGGCGACGACCGTTGGTGGTGTGACTGTCTACGACCTGAGCACCGCGAAGTGA